Proteins encoded together in one Bosea sp. (in: a-proteobacteria) window:
- a CDS encoding ABC transporter ATP-binding protein — MSAPAILKVENLSVRFGGVKALTDVALEAKTGETTGIIGPNGAGKTTLFNCISGFIRPAGGARILLDGQDVIGRRVDAIARAGIARTFQNISLSRTRTARENILAGMHLSLGYGALAAMLPLPGVARAEAEAGRAVAAVADRVGIASRVLDMQVGALSLGLQKKVEVARALVRGPRLLMLDEPAGGLNDAETRELMDCLRGLRAEPDLSIVLIDHDMNLVMPLCDHICVLNFGQRVAAGPPAAIQADPAVIACYLGTDA; from the coding sequence ATGAGCGCACCGGCGATCCTGAAGGTCGAGAACCTCTCGGTCCGCTTCGGCGGCGTCAAGGCGCTGACCGATGTCGCGCTCGAGGCGAAGACCGGCGAGACCACCGGCATCATCGGCCCCAACGGCGCCGGCAAGACGACGCTGTTCAACTGCATCTCCGGCTTCATCCGCCCGGCCGGCGGGGCGCGCATCCTGCTCGACGGGCAGGACGTGATCGGCCGGCGCGTCGATGCGATCGCGCGCGCCGGCATCGCCCGCACCTTCCAGAACATCTCGCTCAGCCGCACCCGCACCGCCCGCGAGAACATCCTCGCCGGCATGCATCTCTCGCTCGGCTATGGCGCGCTTGCCGCGATGCTGCCGCTGCCCGGCGTCGCCCGGGCGGAAGCGGAGGCCGGGCGCGCCGTCGCCGCCGTCGCCGACCGGGTCGGGATCGCCTCCAGGGTGCTCGACATGCAGGTCGGGGCGCTGTCGCTCGGCCTGCAGAAGAAGGTCGAGGTCGCGCGCGCGCTGGTCAGGGGGCCGCGGCTTCTCATGCTCGACGAGCCGGCCGGCGGCCTCAACGACGCCGAGACCCGCGAGCTGATGGACTGCCTGCGCGGCCTGCGCGCCGAGCCCGATCTCTCCATCGTGCTGATCGACCACGACATGAACCTGGTCATGCCGCTGTGCGATCACATCTGCGTCCTGAACTTCGGCCAGCGCGTCGCGGCCGGTCCGCCGGCCGCGATCCAGGCCGATCCCGCCGTCATCGCCTGCTATCTAGGGACGGACGCCTGA
- a CDS encoding ABC transporter substrate-binding protein, translating into MTIKLTRREGLVAAAGLMGSAVLPAYGQTASGITDKEIKLGGVFAVSGPVRLVTEPYEQAIRAYFNRVNEQGGINGRKINWLVEDDAYQPARTLAGAKKLVERDGVFLLFGAMGTPTTLAVAPYADQVKVPFFTVNASPEPPRKYTFGLMANYSDVMYYVARQLSKEMGFKKIGYLYQNDDLGEVGRIGIERAFKELGVSFAADVGYERGTTDFSTHVLKLRDAGVDAVISMGVAPSTATAVKQAAGANYTPTWATFSVGSSAPMLKLLGPAINGMVFGSEIETQFSDSEAAQDLAALMKQYFPQTALDWGAMVGYVHAKVIVAALKAAGASPTRESVLATLENTKNFEAGLMAPVSYGPNKRTGANGIRVYQWKGDKPVALTDWLPIGAAK; encoded by the coding sequence ATGACGATTAAACTGACGCGGCGCGAAGGCCTTGTCGCGGCTGCCGGCCTCATGGGAAGCGCCGTGCTGCCGGCCTACGGCCAGACGGCGTCCGGTATCACCGACAAGGAGATCAAGCTCGGCGGCGTCTTCGCCGTCAGCGGCCCGGTGCGCCTGGTGACCGAGCCCTACGAGCAGGCGATCCGCGCCTATTTCAACCGGGTGAACGAACAGGGCGGCATCAACGGCCGCAAGATCAACTGGCTGGTCGAGGACGACGCCTACCAGCCGGCCCGGACGCTCGCCGGCGCCAAGAAGCTGGTCGAGCGCGACGGCGTCTTCCTGCTGTTCGGCGCGATGGGCACGCCCACCACGCTCGCCGTCGCGCCCTATGCCGATCAGGTCAAGGTGCCGTTCTTCACCGTCAACGCCTCGCCGGAGCCGCCGCGCAAATACACCTTCGGCCTGATGGCGAACTATTCCGACGTGATGTACTACGTCGCCCGCCAGCTCTCCAAGGAGATGGGCTTCAAGAAGATCGGCTATCTCTACCAGAACGACGATCTCGGCGAGGTCGGCCGCATCGGCATCGAGCGCGCCTTCAAGGAACTCGGCGTCAGCTTCGCCGCCGATGTCGGCTACGAGCGCGGCACCACCGATTTCAGCACCCATGTGCTGAAGCTGCGCGACGCCGGCGTCGACGCGGTGATCTCCATGGGCGTCGCCCCCTCGACGGCGACCGCGGTAAAGCAGGCGGCCGGCGCCAACTACACCCCGACCTGGGCGACCTTCAGCGTCGGCTCCTCCGCGCCGATGCTGAAGCTGCTCGGCCCGGCCATCAACGGCATGGTCTTCGGCAGCGAGATCGAAACCCAGTTCTCGGATTCCGAGGCCGCCCAGGACCTCGCGGCGCTGATGAAGCAATACTTCCCGCAGACAGCGCTCGATTGGGGGGCGATGGTCGGCTACGTCCACGCCAAGGTCATCGTCGCCGCGCTGAAGGCGGCGGGCGCATCGCCCACCCGCGAAAGCGTGCTCGCCACGCTGGAGAACACCAAGAACTTCGAGGCCGGCCTGATGGCCCCCGTCAGCTACGGGCCGAACAAGCGCACCGGCGCCAACGGCATCCGCGTCTATCAGTGGAAGGGCGACAAGCCCGTCGCGCTGACCGACTGGCTGCCGATCGGCGCCGCCAAGTAG
- a CDS encoding branched-chain amino acid ABC transporter permease — protein sequence MSVARLLGTLVLLATLAGFGALASAEQVNGYFIYVVNLTLINAIAAIGLVIVSGAAGQMSLGTSALLAIGAYATGMLTTHFGVPWLAAAIVGAFAATVIGTLLAAPALRLTGLHLAIVTLAFGVIVVQLIGKGGKWTGGMSGLTLAEADLLGFAMNTEARRYWVIAGTFFAVALSASAFLRRKPGRALLALREREPTARALGIDVARYKTLAFAYSSFLAGLAGALYAPLKGYISVDDFNIWQSIYFFVMIAVGGMTSIAGGVLGAIVVTVLPEALRGLQDAANAVFGILLMLIIIFLPGGLVSLGQPLRRLLPGRAGAGETP from the coding sequence ATGAGCGTCGCGCGTCTTCTCGGCACCCTCGTGCTGCTCGCGACGCTCGCCGGCTTCGGCGCGCTCGCCAGCGCCGAGCAGGTCAACGGCTACTTCATCTATGTGGTCAACCTGACGCTGATCAACGCGATCGCGGCGATCGGCCTCGTCATCGTCTCCGGCGCGGCCGGGCAGATGTCGCTCGGGACCTCGGCGCTGCTGGCGATCGGCGCCTATGCCACCGGCATGCTGACGACGCATTTCGGCGTGCCCTGGCTCGCCGCCGCCATCGTCGGCGCTTTCGCGGCGACGGTGATAGGCACGCTGCTGGCGGCCCCGGCGCTGCGGCTCACCGGCCTGCATCTGGCGATCGTGACGCTCGCCTTCGGCGTCATCGTCGTCCAGCTCATCGGCAAGGGCGGCAAATGGACCGGCGGCATGTCGGGGCTGACCCTGGCGGAGGCCGATCTGCTCGGCTTCGCGATGAACACGGAGGCGCGCCGCTACTGGGTGATCGCGGGCACCTTCTTCGCCGTCGCGCTCTCGGCCTCGGCCTTCCTGCGGCGCAAGCCCGGGCGCGCGCTGCTGGCGCTGCGCGAGCGCGAGCCGACGGCGCGCGCGCTCGGCATCGACGTCGCGCGCTACAAGACGCTCGCCTTCGCCTATTCCTCCTTCCTGGCGGGGCTCGCGGGCGCGCTCTATGCCCCGCTCAAGGGCTATATCTCGGTCGACGACTTCAACATCTGGCAGTCGATCTACTTCTTCGTGATGATCGCGGTCGGCGGCATGACCTCGATCGCCGGCGGCGTGCTCGGCGCCATCGTCGTGACCGTGCTGCCCGAGGCGCTGCGCGGGCTGCAGGACGCGGCCAACGCCGTCTTCGGCATCCTCCTGATGCTGATCATCATCTTCCTGCCGGGCGGGCTGGTTTCGCTCGGCCAGCCGCTGCGCCGCCTGCTGCCGGGGCGCGCCGGCGCGGGGGAGACGCCATGA
- a CDS encoding branched-chain amino acid ABC transporter permease → MLQYLVTGLAIGSLYALLGLGLALTYRSTTVLNFAQGELAMLMAFVCYLGIAVLGLSPLAAMALTLVVGILLGIGLYNLIIFPNRERDHESLAVVTLGMKLALTGLVAWVLGVEAREFPPIFGTQNYTAFGLMISPGQFWTLVVGLVAMVAVTAFLKFTSLGLAMRAAAEDVNVAQLLGIDLRVVGSLAWIAAVCLGAVTGVLFSATVLLSPYMMGLAILKGFAALVLGGMTSVPGVIVGGLLVGVLESLVAYYLTPLLQESVALVLIIGILLVRPQGLFGSAPAWRA, encoded by the coding sequence ATGCTGCAATATCTCGTGACGGGGCTGGCCATCGGCTCGCTTTACGCGCTGCTCGGCCTCGGTCTCGCCCTGACCTACCGCAGCACCACGGTGCTGAACTTCGCCCAGGGCGAGCTGGCGATGCTGATGGCCTTCGTCTGCTATCTCGGCATCGCCGTCCTCGGCCTCTCGCCGCTGGCGGCGATGGCGCTGACGCTCGTCGTCGGCATCCTCCTCGGGATCGGGCTCTACAACCTCATCATCTTCCCCAACCGCGAGCGCGATCACGAGAGCCTGGCGGTGGTGACGCTCGGCATGAAGCTCGCCCTCACCGGGCTGGTGGCCTGGGTGCTCGGCGTCGAGGCGCGCGAGTTCCCGCCGATCTTCGGCACGCAGAACTACACGGCCTTCGGGCTGATGATCAGCCCCGGCCAGTTCTGGACGCTGGTCGTCGGCCTCGTCGCCATGGTCGCGGTCACGGCCTTCCTCAAGTTCACCTCGCTCGGCCTCGCCATGCGGGCGGCGGCCGAGGACGTCAACGTGGCCCAGCTTCTCGGCATCGACCTGCGCGTCGTCGGCTCGCTCGCCTGGATCGCCGCCGTCTGCCTCGGCGCCGTGACCGGGGTGCTGTTCTCGGCGACGGTGCTGCTCAGCCCGTACATGATGGGCCTGGCGATCCTCAAGGGCTTCGCCGCGCTGGTGCTCGGCGGCATGACCAGCGTGCCGGGCGTCATCGTCGGCGGCCTCCTCGTCGGCGTGCTGGAGAGCCTCGTCGCCTATTACCTGACGCCGCTGCTGCAGGAATCGGTCGCGCTCGTCCTGATCATCGGCATCCTGCTGGTGCGCCCGCAGGGCCTGTTCGGCTCCGCCCCGGCCTGGAGGGCGTGA